One part of the Brevundimonas sp. NIBR11 genome encodes these proteins:
- a CDS encoding GNAT family N-acetyltransferase, giving the protein MTDATIRDNTELHRYELPVGDQVAVVTYNLSEPNLMITETLVPEALEGQGIASRLAKHVLADAKERGLLILPVCPFFSAYLQKHPEHAEAVHPRYRDILGI; this is encoded by the coding sequence ATGACCGACGCCACGATCCGCGACAACACCGAACTGCACCGCTACGAGCTGCCGGTCGGCGATCAGGTGGCCGTGGTCACCTACAACCTGTCCGAACCCAATCTGATGATCACCGAGACCTTGGTGCCCGAGGCGCTGGAGGGTCAGGGCATTGCCAGCCGTCTCGCCAAGCACGTCCTGGCGGACGCCAAGGAACGCGGTCTGCTGATCCTGCCGGTCTGTCCGTTCTTCTCGGCCTATTTGCAGAAGCACCCGGAACATGCCGAGGCGGTGCATCCGAGATACCGCGACATTCTCGGGATCTGA
- a CDS encoding RluA family pseudouridine synthase yields the protein MTVAGQRLDKALADVVPDLSRARIQTLIAEGAVSRDGAVLTNGSSKAAVGTYAIALPPVASATPLPQAIPLTVLFEDADLIVIEKPPGMAAHPAPGTADGTLVNALLYHCGASLSGIGGVARPGIVHRLDKDTSGVMVAAKSDRAHAGLSKLFAAHDIERTYIALTRGAPSPERGRIETQIGRSSSDRKKMAVLKAGGRNAVTDYIVQARYGVPAKAGTAPLAARVACTLHTGRTHQIRVHLASKGSPILGDAVYGSGSPAGAVKASIAEAGLTRQALHAAVLGFVHPVTGDALRFETALPPDMQTLETLLAAL from the coding sequence GTGACGGTCGCCGGCCAGCGCCTGGACAAGGCGCTGGCCGATGTCGTTCCCGACCTGTCGCGGGCGCGGATCCAGACCCTGATCGCCGAGGGCGCGGTGAGCCGGGACGGGGCGGTGCTGACCAACGGCTCCTCCAAGGCGGCGGTCGGGACCTATGCCATCGCCTTGCCGCCGGTGGCCTCGGCGACGCCCCTGCCCCAGGCGATACCGCTGACGGTGCTGTTCGAGGACGCTGACCTGATCGTCATCGAAAAGCCGCCAGGCATGGCGGCGCACCCGGCGCCGGGGACGGCGGACGGAACGCTGGTCAACGCCCTGCTGTATCATTGCGGCGCATCGCTGTCGGGGATTGGCGGAGTAGCGCGGCCGGGGATCGTGCACCGGCTGGACAAGGACACCTCGGGGGTCATGGTCGCGGCCAAGTCCGACCGGGCGCATGCGGGCCTGTCGAAACTGTTCGCGGCGCACGACATCGAGCGGACCTATATCGCCCTGACGCGCGGCGCCCCCTCGCCCGAGCGTGGCCGGATCGAGACTCAGATCGGGCGCTCGTCATCGGACCGGAAGAAGATGGCGGTGCTGAAGGCGGGAGGTCGCAACGCCGTCACCGACTATATAGTGCAGGCTCGCTACGGCGTGCCTGCCAAGGCCGGCACCGCGCCGCTCGCCGCACGGGTCGCCTGCACCCTGCATACGGGGCGGACGCACCAGATCCGAGTGCATCTGGCGTCGAAGGGGTCCCCGATCCTCGGGGACGCCGTCTATGGCTCGGGCAGTCCCGCTGGCGCGGTGAAGGCCTCGATCGCGGAGGCGGGGCTGACGAGGCAGGCCCTGCATGCGGCGGTGCTGGGCTTCGTCCATCCGGTGACCGGCGACGCGTTGCGGTTCGAGACGGCGCTCCCACCTGATATGCAGACGCTCGAGACCCTCCTCGCCGCCCTCTGA
- a CDS encoding response regulator: MFAADAKTLNRIQPVVRRVLIADPNMASARLLLDIMKSLGAREVVTESDESRVLDHAREMEPGLIFTERSGARLDGERLARNIRRSNLACRRAPIIMMTADATASSIKGARDAGIHEFLRKPFTSADLFRRVENVALKPRDWIEAVGYVGPDRRRFNSGEYAGPQKRKADKPSTPAAAALAVKDQALRILAASLAQFDNDPMQAVRAVKQQAETLKALAIKTSDARLAVAAAGLEGVMSLGAPTKATLAGPIGAILALAEPGAELTRAG, encoded by the coding sequence TTGTTCGCAGCCGACGCCAAGACCCTGAACCGCATCCAGCCGGTCGTGCGACGCGTCCTGATCGCCGACCCGAACATGGCGTCTGCGCGGCTGCTGTTGGACATCATGAAGAGCCTAGGCGCGCGCGAGGTCGTGACCGAGTCCGACGAAAGCCGAGTATTGGACCATGCGCGCGAGATGGAGCCGGGTCTGATCTTCACCGAGAGATCGGGCGCGCGACTGGACGGCGAGCGGTTGGCCAGGAACATCCGCCGCTCGAACCTGGCGTGCCGCCGCGCCCCCATCATCATGATGACTGCCGATGCGACCGCGTCCTCGATCAAGGGCGCGCGCGATGCGGGCATCCACGAGTTCCTGAGAAAACCCTTCACGTCGGCCGACCTGTTCCGGCGGGTCGAGAACGTGGCGCTGAAGCCGCGCGACTGGATCGAGGCCGTCGGCTACGTCGGTCCCGATCGCCGCCGGTTCAACTCGGGCGAATACGCCGGTCCGCAGAAGCGTAAGGCGGACAAGCCCTCGACGCCGGCGGCCGCCGCTCTGGCCGTCAAGGATCAGGCGCTGCGAATCCTGGCGGCCTCCCTCGCCCAGTTCGACAACGATCCGATGCAGGCCGTCCGGGCGGTCAAGCAGCAGGCGGAAACCCTGAAGGCGCTCGCCATCAAGACGTCCGACGCCCGGCTGGCGGTGGCCGCCGCTGGCCTGGAAGGGGTCATGTCGCTGGGCGCCCCGACCAAGGCGACCTTGGCGGGTCCGATCGGCGCTATTCTGGCTCTGGCCGAGCCGGGCGCGGAACTGACTCGAGCCGGCTGA
- a CDS encoding adenylosuccinate synthase, which translates to MANVAVVGAQWGDEGKGKIVDWLSNRADIIVRFQGGHNAGHTLVVDGKVYKLALLPSGVVQGKPSIIGNGVVVDPWHLIGEIEKIEAQGVAINPDILTIADNACLILPIHPALDVAREAAASAPGAKIGTTGRGIGPAYEDKVGRRAIRVCDLANADDLKVKIERLRSHHDPLRAGLGMDPIDPEALLAQLLEIAPKILPYVKPAWRVLDQAQKAGKRVLFEGAQGAFLDVDHGTYPYVTSSNTVAGQAAAGSGIGPRGVGYVLGIVKAYTTRVGEGPFACELNDTVGQHLATVGREVGVNTGRARRCGWFDAVLVRQSVAINGIDGIALTKLDVLDGLETLKICIGYRVNGEVLDYLPSSLMDQAAAEPVFEELPGWTESTAGSRSFKDINANAIKYVRRIEELIGAPVALLSTSPERDDTILMRDPFQG; encoded by the coding sequence TTGGCGAACGTAGCGGTGGTCGGAGCCCAGTGGGGCGACGAGGGCAAGGGCAAGATCGTGGACTGGCTGTCCAACCGCGCCGACATCATCGTGCGGTTCCAAGGCGGCCACAACGCCGGCCATACGCTGGTCGTGGACGGCAAAGTCTACAAGCTGGCCCTGCTCCCTTCGGGCGTGGTGCAGGGGAAGCCCTCGATCATCGGCAATGGGGTCGTCGTCGATCCCTGGCACCTGATCGGCGAAATCGAGAAGATCGAGGCCCAGGGCGTCGCCATCAATCCCGACATTCTAACGATCGCCGACAACGCCTGCCTGATCCTGCCGATCCATCCGGCGCTGGACGTGGCGCGAGAAGCCGCCGCGAGCGCCCCGGGCGCCAAGATCGGTACGACGGGACGCGGCATCGGCCCGGCCTATGAGGACAAGGTCGGGCGTCGCGCCATCCGCGTCTGCGACCTCGCCAACGCCGACGACCTGAAGGTCAAGATCGAGCGACTGCGTTCGCACCACGATCCGCTGCGCGCCGGCCTGGGCATGGACCCGATCGATCCGGAAGCGCTGCTGGCGCAGCTGCTGGAGATCGCGCCGAAGATTCTGCCCTATGTGAAGCCGGCTTGGCGCGTGCTGGATCAGGCTCAGAAGGCGGGCAAACGCGTGCTGTTCGAGGGTGCGCAGGGGGCCTTTCTTGACGTCGATCACGGCACCTACCCCTATGTGACCTCGTCCAACACCGTGGCCGGACAGGCGGCGGCGGGATCGGGCATCGGCCCGCGCGGCGTGGGCTATGTGCTGGGGATCGTGAAGGCCTACACCACGCGGGTCGGCGAGGGGCCGTTCGCTTGCGAGCTCAACGACACGGTCGGCCAGCATCTGGCGACCGTGGGTCGCGAGGTCGGGGTCAACACTGGCCGGGCGCGTCGGTGCGGCTGGTTCGACGCCGTGCTGGTGCGGCAATCCGTGGCGATCAACGGCATCGACGGCATCGCCCTGACCAAGCTGGACGTGCTTGACGGGCTGGAGACGCTGAAGATCTGCATCGGCTATCGCGTCAACGGCGAGGTGCTGGACTATCTCCCTTCCAGCCTGATGGATCAGGCGGCGGCGGAGCCGGTGTTCGAGGAACTGCCGGGCTGGACAGAGAGCACGGCCGGCAGCCGCAGTTTCAAGGACATCAACGCCAATGCCATCAAATACGTACGGCGCATCGAGGAACTGATCGGCGCTCCCGTGGCCCTGTTGTCCACCAGCCCCGAACGGGACGACACCATCCTGATGCGAGATCCTTTCCAAGGCTAA
- the rpoH gene encoding RNA polymerase sigma factor RpoH: MTAMKSLAVMSPEQGLSRYLTEIRKFPMLSKDEEFMLAKRWTEHQDSESAHRLVTSHLRLVAKIAMGYRGYGLPIGEVISEGNVGLMQAVKKFDPDKGFRLATYAMWWIRASIQEYILRSWSLVKMGTTAAQKKLFFNLRKAKSQISAFEEGDLHPEHLSAIATKLGVSEEEVTNMNRRLGGDASLNAPLRVDGESEWQDWLSDDNAVSQETQLADDEEKSIRMSLLEEAMGELTDREKHILTERRLKDDPVTLEELAGQYGVSRERVRQIEVRAFEKLQKAMRAAAEERNLVDA; the protein is encoded by the coding sequence ATGACTGCCATGAAATCACTCGCGGTGATGTCGCCTGAACAGGGACTGTCGCGATACCTGACCGAAATCCGCAAATTCCCGATGCTGAGCAAGGACGAAGAGTTCATGCTCGCCAAGCGTTGGACCGAGCATCAGGACTCCGAGAGCGCGCACCGTCTCGTGACGTCCCACCTTCGCCTCGTGGCCAAGATCGCCATGGGTTATCGCGGCTACGGCCTGCCGATCGGCGAGGTGATCTCGGAAGGCAACGTCGGCCTGATGCAGGCCGTGAAGAAGTTCGACCCGGACAAGGGCTTCCGCCTGGCGACCTACGCCATGTGGTGGATCCGCGCCTCGATCCAGGAATATATCCTGCGCAGCTGGTCCCTCGTGAAGATGGGCACCACGGCGGCGCAGAAGAAGCTGTTCTTCAACCTGCGCAAGGCCAAAAGCCAGATCTCGGCCTTCGAGGAAGGCGACCTGCATCCGGAACATCTCTCGGCCATCGCCACAAAGCTGGGCGTGTCGGAGGAAGAGGTCACCAACATGAACCGCCGTCTCGGCGGCGACGCCTCTCTGAACGCGCCCCTGCGCGTGGATGGCGAGTCGGAGTGGCAGGACTGGCTGTCGGACGACAATGCCGTCTCGCAGGAGACCCAGCTGGCCGACGACGAAGAGAAGTCGATCCGCATGAGCCTGCTGGAAGAGGCCATGGGCGAGCTGACGGACCGTGAGAAGCACATCCTGACCGAGCGTCGCCTGAAGGACGATCCGGTGACTCTGGAAGAGCTGGCCGGCCAATACGGCGTGTCGCGCGAGCGTGTGCGGCAGATCGAGGTTCGCGCGTTCGAGAAGCTGCAGAAGGCCATGCGCGCGGCCGCCGAGGAGCGGAACCTCGTCGACGCATAA